A part of Biomphalaria glabrata chromosome 3, xgBioGlab47.1, whole genome shotgun sequence genomic DNA contains:
- the LOC106068656 gene encoding protein FAM98A-like isoform X2, protein MELSGFLREFACPYSVLTEGPIDKRLATKNACLQLLDYLLTELASAKILAVKKPAMLATLSTGSNVVTEKSESDIAKHLKEALMALKFPKPPDNITSFDLFTKLENKLKGLMSQNPELAGKPLLKVRMSDQQWAQILEINAYLSEEYRLRREMLLKRLDVTIQSFNWSEKAKNNENKIAEVYQPIRKMLIAKNDVTLAHILAARDDLTRLQKTSSGEARERTKCAINKILIGKVPDRGGRAWELEPPPPEMPAFTKRDAGSQGSARGGREGGRGGGGGSRVQGSWGDTQGKDVGGNWNQGGGGYHQGGGGYHQGGGYQQGGYQQQGGGYQRGGQGGYQQDNYSHRGGYQDNYQGGGSYQQGGYSQRGGQGGYQQDNYSQGGGHQDNYQGGGGYRSGGRGSGRGGRGRH, encoded by the exons CTTGTCCCTACAGTGTTTTGACTGAAGGACCCATTGACAAAAGACTTGCTACTAAAAATGCATGTTTACAACTTTTAG ATTACCTGCTTACAGAGTTGGCAAGTGCCAAAATTTTAGCAGTAAAGAAACCTGCTATGTTAGCAACTCTGTCAACTGGCTCCAATGTTGTAACCGAAAAG AGTGAATCTGATATTGCCAAACATTTGAAGGAGGCACTGATGGCTCTGAAGTTTCCTAAGCCACCAGATAACATTACATCATTTGATCTTTTCACCAAACTGGAAAACAAG TTGAAAGGCTTAATGTCACAAAATCCTGAGTTAGCAGGCAAGCCACTTCTCAAAGTGCGTATGTCTGACCAACAGTGGGCTCAGATACTTGAAATCAATGCATATCTATCAGAGGAGTATAGACTTAGACGTGAAATGCTGCTAAAAAGACTTGATGTTACAATTCAATCATTCAATTGGTCTGAAAAAGCTAAG aacaatgaaaataaaatagctgAAGTGTACCAGCCTATTAGGAAAATGCTGATTGCTAAAAATGATGTGACTCTTGCTCACATTCTTGCTGCTAGAGATG ATTTGACAAGACTTCAAAAAACCAGCAGTGGTGAGGCCAGAGAAAGAACAAAATGTGCAATAAACAAAATTCTTATAGGAAAA gtTCCAGATCGTGGTGGAAGAGCTTGGGAACTGGAACCGCCACCACCAGAAATGCCTGCTTTTACCAAAAGAGATGCTGGATCTCAAG GCTCAGCCAGAGGAGGAAGAGAAGGTGGcaggggtggtggtggtggatCCCGTGTTCAAGGATCTTGGGGTGATACTCAAGGCAAGGATGTTGGGGGAAACTGGAATCAGGGAGGAGGTGGATATCATCAAGGAGGAGGTGGATATCACCAAGGAGGCGGTTATCAACAAGGTGGATACCAACAGCAGGGAGGAGGCTATCAGAGAGGGGGACAAGGAGGGTATCAACAGGATAATTACTCACACAGAGGAGGCTACCAAGACAATTATCAGGGTGGAGGAAGTTATCAACAGGGAGGATATTCTCAGAGAGGGGGACAAGGAGGCTATCAACAGGATAATTACTCACAAGGAGGAGGCCACCAAGACAATTATCAGGGTGGAGGAGGTTATCGGAGTGGTGGAAGGGGAAGCGGCAGAGGTGGAAGAGGAAGgcattaa
- the LOC106054241 gene encoding uncharacterized protein LOC106054241, translating to MITRSTKKRKIQDMKKISQDSELMDSAYDTDKSMQQSVSPVCDPYDLVLTDDENDNNTKKKKNKQVQKRNKTQTRSRSTRSKTTKTDSARHKQTLSSSTSTPVLHPCAHEAKGHKVNSTSTPVLEHCLNETSTVTPEVTPILVSKPFDCASPTSNFVTPQLPRSVRKRDGDKSDLDNISKQLNYSSLTDSGIELSLPPSKKKLTEKFSLKNEKSNKENSFTAIRIKNQRDAGVPILGEKKQNTQNKPHSKETCEHVHDAGVKDSCFGFDSLNSPQISPPKRTKVATCTTEESHANACSQSSPDSLLEDLSSSNRLVDTNSPPTTPLFEEGIAKDSECLEVNKSSSKTYKPSNRKFKKRISVSKIDEWATHFNMEIEEAEKFDLNIE from the exons ATGATAACAAGATCTACTAAGAAAAGAAAG ATTCAAGATATGAAAAAGATCTCTCAGGACAGTGAATTg ATGGATTCAGCTTACGACACTGATAAATCTATGCAGCAGAGTGTCAGTCCAGTATGTGACCCATATGATTTAGTTCTTACTGACGATGAAAATGATAACAAcacaaaaaagaagaaaaataaacaagttcagaaaagaaataaaactcaAACAAGATCAAGGTCAACACGAAGCAAAACGACTAAAACAGACTCTGCAAGGCATAAACAAACTTTATCAAGTAGCACAAGTACACCAGTACTACATCCTTGTGCACACGAAGCGAAAGGTCACAAAGTCAACTCCACTAGTACACCTGTACTTGAACATTGTTTAAACGAGACCTCCACTGTGACACCTGAAGTCACTCCAATCTTGGTCTCAAAACCTTTTGACTGTGCTTCACCAACCAGCAATTTTGTAACACCACAGTTGCCCCGTTCCGTAAGGAAACGGGATGGCGACAAAAGTGACCTGGATAACATTTCCAAACAACTCAACTACAGCTCCCTTACAGATTCCGGCATTGAACTTTCTCTCCCTCCATCGAAGAAAAAGTTGACagaaaaatttagtttaaaaaatgaaaaaagtaacaaagaaaatagttttactGCCATTCGCATAAAAAATCAAAGGGATGCTGGGGTCCCAATTCTCggagagaaaaaacaaaatacccAAAATAAACCTCATTCAAAAGAAACATGTGAACATGTGCACGACGCGGGAGTAAAAGATTCATGTTTTGGATTTGATTCGTTGAACTCACCTCAGATCTCACCTCCCAAGAGAACAAAAGTAGCAACATGTACAACAGAAGAATCACATGCCAATGCTTGTTCTCAATCCTCACCAGACAGTTTGTTGGAAGATCTCAGTAGCTCTAATAGACTTGTTGACACTAATTCACCCCCAACCACACCTTTGTTTGAAGAAGGCATTGCTAAAGACAGTG AATGCTTGGAAGTAAATAAAAGTTCCAGTAAAACCTACAAACCTTCAAacaggaaatttaaaaaacgaATATCT GTTTCAAAAATTGATGAATGGGCCACACATTTCAACATGGAGatagaagaggcagagaaattTGATCTCAACATAGAATAA